The following are from one region of the Salvia splendens isolate huo1 unplaced genomic scaffold, SspV2 ctg494, whole genome shotgun sequence genome:
- the LOC121790375 gene encoding uncharacterized protein LOC121790375, translating into MAFVRRDKKGYAVANEDGRPLFQFDLPPSSTPHHRFVLSSVDGLLLLWDGLDDNNDILFVVNPMTREYIDLPPLPARRCLFGFGVSKLSGQYKILCVDESRFCHVYTLGGECSWRRIPAPAAIRLPHALKITYRPSLDYAIFLNGNIHWLACDLENNFLICCFDLETELFTSFPLKDPPLLK; encoded by the coding sequence ATGGCTTTCGTTCGTCGAGACAAGAAGGGGTATGCAGTGGCTAATGAGGACGGCCGACCACTTTTTCAATTCGACTTGCCCCCTTCTTCAACTCCTCACCATCGGTTTGTACTTAGTTCAGTTGATGGTTTGCTTTTGTTGTGGGATGGATTGGATGATAATAATGATATTCTCTTCGTAGTCAATCCAATGACTCGTGAATATATTGATCTTCCTCCTCTACCTGCACGTAGGTGTCTATTTGGATTTGGGGTGAGCAAATTAAGTGGACAATATAAGATTTTATGTGTCGATGAATCTAGGTTCTGTCATGTGTACACTCTAGGAGGAGAATGTTCATGGAGAAGGATCCCAGCACCAGCGGCAATTAGGCTGCCTCACGCGCTAAAGATTACATATAGACCGTCACTTGATtatgctatatttttgaacggAAATATTCACTGGCTTGCATGTGACCTTGAGAATAATTTTTTGATTTGTTGCTTTGATCTTGAAACAGAGCTCTTCACCAGTTTTCCTCTTAAGGATCCACCCCTTCTCAAG
- the LOC121790376 gene encoding uncharacterized PPE family protein PPE38-like isoform X1, giving the protein MIHIDQLSAAVYDLCMLGFIQPGEAFVVRNVANMVPPYDKTQYSGAGSAIEYAVLHLKVKLRTETGSAIEQHSRTPTTEAALEGLAPDVAAPSHADNAAEATAAAAEAEAALEAAEAPAADAVAGEAATGNAAIVAVAAFFRAAIAGPVQQTVAYSILSALAANVARNSAVQVGVSVAEVLNNTDQALAAANNALEAAYLVTDANAAAGVAADPDLANYLGLEVDDDAVEAPSPAVLAQAEAAIDSAEQVTETAENVRGNANALAEDALNNADMAVAAADVGLTMAAADLAATAAVRVHNAAIRAHNGVIQARTAVAQAQNYTEAVAAIMAYAATVATAEAAAAADEAA; this is encoded by the exons ATGATTCATATCGATCAGTTATCCGCTGCAGTATATGATCTTTGCATGCTCGGATTCATCCAACCGGGGGAGGCGTTTGTGGTGCGTAATGTCGCTAACATGGTCCCTCCATATGACAAG ACCCAATATTCCGGAGCAGGCTCTGCTATAGAGTATGCTGTCCTGCACCTCAAGGTGAAACTACGTACAGAGACAGGCTCTGCTATAGAGCAG CACTCTCGCACGCCGACAACCGAGGCAGCCTTGGAAGGCCTCGCGCCCGACGTCGCAGCCCCCTCGCACGCCGACAACGCCGCTGAAGCCACAGCCGCAGCCGCTGAAGCCGAGGCCGCCTTGGAAGCCGCTGAAGCCCCAGCCGCAGACGCTGTAGCCGGGGAAGCTGCCACGGGCAACGCCGCTATCGTCGCTGTAGCGGCATTCTTCCGCGCCGCTATTGCTGGTCCTGTCCAACAAACGGTGGCCTACTCCATCTTAAGCGCCTTGGCGGCCAACGTCGCCCGCAACTCCGCAGTCCAAGTCGGCGTCAGCGTCGCGGAAGTCCTCAACAACACCGACCAAGCCCTCGCTGCAGCCAACAACGCTTTAGAAGCTGCCTATTTAGTCACCGACGCCAACGCCGCTGCCGGCGTCGCCGCTGATCCTGATCTTGCGAATTACCTCGGACTTGAGGTTGATGATGACGCCGTCGAAGCCCCCTCGCCCGCCGTCCTCGCTCAAGCCGAGGCCGCTATTGATTCCGCCGAGCAAGTTACTGAAACCGCCGAGAACGTCAGGGGAAATGCCAACGCCCTCGCTGAAGACGCGTTGAACAACGCCGACATGGCTGTCGCCGCCGCTGATGTGGGACTAACTATGGCCGCCGCCGATTTAGCCGCCACCGCGGCCGTGAGAGTCCACAACGCCGCCATCCGAGCCCACAACGGCGTCATCCAAGCCCGCACCGCGGTCGCCCAAGCCCAAAACTATACTGAAGCCGTCGCCGCTATCATGGCCTACGCCGCCACCGTGGCCACCGCTGAAGCGGCAGCCGCTGCCGATGAAGCCGCCTAA
- the LOC121790376 gene encoding uncharacterized PPE family protein PPE38-like isoform X2, translating to MLGFIQPGEAFVVRNVANMVPPYDKTQYSGAGSAIEYAVLHLKVKLRTETGSAIEQHSRTPTTEAALEGLAPDVAAPSHADNAAEATAAAAEAEAALEAAEAPAADAVAGEAATGNAAIVAVAAFFRAAIAGPVQQTVAYSILSALAANVARNSAVQVGVSVAEVLNNTDQALAAANNALEAAYLVTDANAAAGVAADPDLANYLGLEVDDDAVEAPSPAVLAQAEAAIDSAEQVTETAENVRGNANALAEDALNNADMAVAAADVGLTMAAADLAATAAVRVHNAAIRAHNGVIQARTAVAQAQNYTEAVAAIMAYAATVATAEAAAAADEAA from the exons ATGCTCGGATTCATCCAACCGGGGGAGGCGTTTGTGGTGCGTAATGTCGCTAACATGGTCCCTCCATATGACAAG ACCCAATATTCCGGAGCAGGCTCTGCTATAGAGTATGCTGTCCTGCACCTCAAGGTGAAACTACGTACAGAGACAGGCTCTGCTATAGAGCAG CACTCTCGCACGCCGACAACCGAGGCAGCCTTGGAAGGCCTCGCGCCCGACGTCGCAGCCCCCTCGCACGCCGACAACGCCGCTGAAGCCACAGCCGCAGCCGCTGAAGCCGAGGCCGCCTTGGAAGCCGCTGAAGCCCCAGCCGCAGACGCTGTAGCCGGGGAAGCTGCCACGGGCAACGCCGCTATCGTCGCTGTAGCGGCATTCTTCCGCGCCGCTATTGCTGGTCCTGTCCAACAAACGGTGGCCTACTCCATCTTAAGCGCCTTGGCGGCCAACGTCGCCCGCAACTCCGCAGTCCAAGTCGGCGTCAGCGTCGCGGAAGTCCTCAACAACACCGACCAAGCCCTCGCTGCAGCCAACAACGCTTTAGAAGCTGCCTATTTAGTCACCGACGCCAACGCCGCTGCCGGCGTCGCCGCTGATCCTGATCTTGCGAATTACCTCGGACTTGAGGTTGATGATGACGCCGTCGAAGCCCCCTCGCCCGCCGTCCTCGCTCAAGCCGAGGCCGCTATTGATTCCGCCGAGCAAGTTACTGAAACCGCCGAGAACGTCAGGGGAAATGCCAACGCCCTCGCTGAAGACGCGTTGAACAACGCCGACATGGCTGTCGCCGCCGCTGATGTGGGACTAACTATGGCCGCCGCCGATTTAGCCGCCACCGCGGCCGTGAGAGTCCACAACGCCGCCATCCGAGCCCACAACGGCGTCATCCAAGCCCGCACCGCGGTCGCCCAAGCCCAAAACTATACTGAAGCCGTCGCCGCTATCATGGCCTACGCCGCCACCGTGGCCACCGCTGAAGCGGCAGCCGCTGCCGATGAAGCCGCCTAA